In one Nicotiana tomentosiformis chromosome 6, ASM39032v3, whole genome shotgun sequence genomic region, the following are encoded:
- the LOC138893743 gene encoding cold shock domain-containing protein 4-like, with protein sequence MLYGQELLDSIGAKIQEYSAAPQLGIIDDSSVKHIARRISFQEGDKNDMINKYLEEVKRNSLQSINQYEKSDTSMRSETSNDDIVEDSHPIQSEQILSDEAAENAKDFIQQMKELEKRGSFSNNRLNRLNNSSSGGGSGGGGSGGSGGGGGGGGGGGGGGGGGGGGGGGGSSGSGGSGGGGGGSGGGGSGGGGIGGGSSGGSSGGSSSGISGGSSGGSSGGSSGGKANMAYYGVQPDP encoded by the exons ATGTTATacggtcaagaactcttggattctATTGGagcaaaaatccaagaatactcTGCAGCTCCCCAGCTGGGAATAATTGATGATAGCTCAGTAAAGCATATTGCTAGAAGAATctcttttcaagaaggagataaaaatGATATGATTAATAAATATTTAGAAGAAGTAAAAAGAAACTCGCTTCAATCTATTAATCAGTATGAAAAATCTGACACTTCAATGAGgagtgaaacaagcaacgatgatattgTAGAAGATTCCCATCCTATTCAATCAGAGCAGATATTATCTGATGAAGCCGCAGAAAATGCGAAAGATTTCATCCAGCAGATGAAAGAATTAGAAAAACGAGGA tcattttctaataatagacttaATAGACttaataatagtagtagtggCGGTGGTAGTGGTGGCGGTGGTAGTGGTGGCAGTGGCGGTGGCGGTGGTGgcggcggcggcggcggcggGGGTGGCGGCGGCGGTGGCGGTGGCGGTGGCGGTGGTAGTAGCGGCAGTGGTGGTAGTGGTGGCGGTGGTGGTGGTAGTGGCGGTGGTGGTAGTGGCGGTGGTGGTATTGGCGGTGGTAGTAGCGGTGGTAGTAGTGGTGGTAGTAGTAGTGGTATTAGCGGTGGTAGTAGTGGTGGTAGTAGTGGTGGTAGTAGTGGTggtaaagccaatatggcctactacggtgtgcagcccgatccataa